In Oncorhynchus tshawytscha isolate Ot180627B unplaced genomic scaffold, Otsh_v2.0 Un_contig_956_pilon_pilon, whole genome shotgun sequence, the DNA window CCTATAGGCCCTTGTCAAAAAAcaaccctatcccctataggcCCTTGTCAAAACAACCCCTATCCCCTATAGGCCCTTGTCAAAACGACCCCTATCCCCTATAGGCCCTTGTCAAAACGATCCCCTATAGGCCCCTATCCCCTATAGGCCCTTGTCAAAATGACCCTATCCCCTATAGGCCCTTGTCAAAACGACCCTATCCCCCTATCCCCTATAGGCCCTTGTCAAAATGACCCCTATCTCCTATAGGCCCTTGTCAAAACAACCCCTATCCCCTATAGGCCCTTGTCAAAACAACCCTTATCCCCTATAGGCCCTTGTCAAAACAACCCCTATCCCCTATAGGCCCTTGTCAAAATGACTCCTATCCCCTATAGGCCCTTGTCAAAACAACCCCTATCCCCTATAGGCCCTTGTCAAAACGACTCCTATCCCCTATAGGCCCTTGTCAAAACAACCCCTATCCCCTATAGGCCCTTGTCAAAATGACCCCTATCCCCTATAGGCCCTTGTCAAAACGACCCCTATCCCCTATAGGCCCTTGTCAAAGTGACCCTTATCCCCTATAGGCCCTTGTCAAAATGACCCCTATCCCCTATAGGCCCTTGTCAAAGTGACCCCTATCCCCTATAGGCCCTTGTCAAAACGACCCTTATCCCCTATAGGCCCTTGTCAAAACGACCCTTATCCCCTATAGGCTCTTGTCAAAACGACCCTATCCCCTATAGGCCCTTGTCAAAACGACCCCTATCCCCTATAGGCCCTTGTCAAAATGACCCCTATCCCCTATAGGCCCTTGTCAAAATGACCCCTATCCCCTATAGGCCCTTGTCAAAATGACCCCCATCCAAAATGACCCCCTATAGGCCCTTGTCAAAATGACCCTTATCCCCTATAGGCCCTTGTCAAAATGACCCCTATCCCCTATAGGCCCTTGTCAAAATGACCCCTATCCCCTGTAGGCCCTTGTCAAAATGACCCCTATCCCCTATAGGCCCTTGTCAAAATGACCCACATCCAAAATGACCCCTATAGGCCCTTGTCAAAACAACCCCTATCCCCTAAAGGCCCTTGTCAAAATGACCCCTATCCAAAATGACCCCCAGTGTGACTCCTACGGGGAAGGTTCCACCTaactaatatttatttattttatttatttaactaggcaagtcagttaagaacaaattcttatttacaatgacggcctaccagggaacagtgtgttaactgccttattcaggggcagaacagtagatttttacctcgtcagctcggggatttgatctagcaacctttcggttacaaaccactatactacctgccacccctaataTAAGAGGTCAAGAGGTAGGGATTGTTTCTGGCCTGGATGTGTCAGGACCCCtggagatagtggtagtggggttgtttCTGGCCTGGATGTGTCAGGACCCCtggagatagtggtagtggggttgtttCTGGCCTGGATGTGTCAGGACCCCTGGagttagtggtagtgggggttgTTTCTGGCCTGGATGTGTCAGGACCCCtggagatagtggtagtggggttatTTCTGGCCTGGATGTGTCAGGACCACtggagatagtggtagtggggttgtttCTGGCCTGGATGTGTCAGGACCCCtggagatagtggtagtggggttgtttCTGGCCTGGATGTGTCAGGACCCCtggagatagtggtagtggggttgtttCTGGCCTGGATTTGTCAGGACCACTGGAGATAGTGGGAGTGGTCATCTGACCGTACAGGAAGCATCCATGGCTATTTTCATCAGCCACCAGTCTATTTCCAACCAGGACTATGACACTGATGTTTCTGTACAGTTGTAGCCATAGGGCCCTATATCACAGCAGTGGAGGCTAGGTACACCTACTGAGTCATGATCTTATTCTAGTCAGTTCCGTGTAATCTCTCTCCCAACACTCGTAACATTAGCAGGGTTTATTAGGGGGTTTATTAGGGTTTATTGGGGTTTATTAGGGGGTTTATTAGGGTTTATTAGGGGTTTATTAGTCGTAAATATATctaatctatataccagtcttgTCAAAAACCAGGTTTTGCAACGAAGCACTACTTTTCTCTGGGACTTTGGTAATGGGGCCAGATTATTAAATCACATTTTCAGTACACTCAAGAGGGCTTCAGCTGGATCGATACACTCAAGAGGGCTTCAGCTGGATCGATACATTCAAGAGGGCTTCAGCTGGATCGATACATTCAAGAGGGCTTCAGCTGGATCGATACACTCAAGAGGGCTTCAGCTGGATCGATACACTCAAGAGGGCTTCAGCTGGATCGATACACTCAAGAGGGATTCAGCTGGATCGATACATTCAAGAGGGATTCAGCTGGATCGATACATTCAAGAGGGCTTCAGCTGGATCGATACATTCAAGAGGGATTCAGCTGGATCGATACATTCAAGAGGGCTTCAGCTGGATCGATACACTCAAGAGGGCTTCAGCTGGATCGATACATTCAAGAGGGCTTCAGCTGGATCGATACAAGTCAATAGCACTGCTTCTAAAACACCCCATtgacacctgctcgtccaacatctcattctaaaatcatgggcattaatatggacttgttccccactttgttgctataacagcctcaactcttctgggaagactttccactagatgatggaacatttctgcggggacttgcttccattcagtcacaagagcattagtggggtcaggcactgatgttgggcgattaggcctgatttctgcatggacctcactttgtgcatggggaaattgtcatgctgaaacaggaaagggccttccccaaactgttgccacaaagtttgaagcacagaatcgtctagaatgttattgtatgctgtagctagaagatttcccttcactggaactaaagggcccgaaccatgaaaaacagtcccagaccattattccttcttaCTGTTGGaactatgcattagggcaggtagcgctctcctggcatcagccaaactcagattcgtctgtcggactgccagatggtgaagagtgattcatcactccagggaacgcgtttccactgctccagagtccaatggcggcgagctttacacccctccagcagacgcttggcattgcacgtggtgatcttaagcttgtgtgtggTTGcccagccatggaaacccatttcatgaagctcctgacagttattgtgctgacgttgcttccagaggcagtttggaactcggtaatgagtcttgcaaccgaggacagacgatttttacgctctacgtgcttcagcacacagcttgtgtggcctaccacttcgcagctgagctgttgttgctcctaaacgtttccacttcacaataacagcacttacagttgaccagggcagctctagcaaggtagaaatttgacaaactgacttgttggaaaggtggcatcctatgacggtgtcataGGATGGCAACtgaaaagtcactgagcttttcggTATGGGCCGggctgtttgtctatggagattgcatggcggtgtgctcacttttatacacctgtcagcaacgggtgtggataTTATAGCCAAATCcagtaatttgaaggggtgtccacatacttttgtatatatagtatataccaTTCATTTATGAACCTGCCTTGAATCCTAAAGCCTGTAGAAGTTTCAGACATGGAGACGTACGACCAGGTCAACGCCTGACTGAGTTAGAGGATAGATCCTCAGTCTGCTTGTTCTAAACCCTTTGTTTAATAGAGAGGAAAGTGTACTGGTGTGACGGTGGTGTTTTGGCTGACTCAGGGCCCTGGCAGCATGCTGGTAACATGAAGTAGTTTGTTGTCGTCCAGATCTGGGCTGTTCTGTTGTTGTACTGCTATTCTATACCCGTTGGTTCTTCTTAAAGACTGGACACAGAAGAGAGTGCATCATTTTTTTTACCAGAGTGGATGTAGTTAGTCACATCACTTTTTACCAGAGTGGATGTAGTTAGTCACATCACCTTTTACCAGAGTGGATGTAGTTAGTCACATCACTTTTTACCAGAGTGGATGTAGTTAGTCACATCACTTTTTACCAGAGTGGATGTAGTTAAAGTCACATCACTTTTTACCAGAGTGGATGTAGTTAAAGTCACATCACTTTTTACCAGAGTGGATGTAGTTAAAGTCACATCACTTTTTACCAGAGTGGATGTAGTTAAAGTCACATCACCTTTTACCACAGTGGATGTAGTTAGTCACATCACTTTTTACCAGAGTGGATGTAGTTAGTCACATCACTTTTCGTGAGGTGCTGTTGGGATGAAACAATATTATAATAGGTCACATCAATGAATTTTCCAACATGGATGACAAGTTAGTCCTATCAGTGTGTGTCCTATAAGGATCTTGGTCATCAGGTTTTACCAGTCAGGTCTGGATGTAGTTAGTCACATCATCTTTCACTGGGACAGGATGTGGTAGAGTGTGTCCTATCATCTTGGTCAGGTTGGGACAGGTATGTGGTAGAGTTGTGTCCTATAAGGATCTTggtcaggtctgggacaggtatgtggtagagtgtgtgtcctataaggatcttggtcaggtctgggacaggtatgtggtagagtgtgtgtcctataaggatcttggtcaggtctgggacaggtatgtggtagagtgtgtgtcctataaggatcttggtcaggtctgggacaggtatgtggtagagtgtgtgtcctataaggatcttggtcaggtctgggacaggtatgtggtagagtgtgtgtcctataaggatcttggtcaggtctgggacaggtatgtggtagagtgtgtgtcctataaggatcttggtcaggtctgggacaggtatgtggtagagtgtgtgtcctataaggatcttggtcaggtctgggacaggtatgtggtagagtgtgtgtcctataaggatcttggtcaggtctgggacaggtatgtggtagagtgtgtgtcctataaggatcttggtcaggtctgggacaggtatgtggtagagtgtgtgtcctataaggatcttggtcaggtctgggacaggtatgtggtagagtgtgtgtcctataaggatcttggtcaggtctgggacaggtatgtggtagagtgtgtgtcctataaggatcttggtcaggtctgggacaggtatgtggtagagtgtgtgtcctataaggatcttggtcaggtctgggacaggtatgtggtagagtgtgtgtcctataaggatcttggtcaggtctgggacaggtatgtggtagagtgtgtgtcctataaggatcttggtcaggtctgggacaggtatgtggtagagtgtgtgtcctataaggatcttggtcaggtctgggacaggtatgtggtagagtgtgtgtcctataaggatcttggtcaggtctgggacaggtatttggtagagtgtgtgtcctataaggatcttggtcaggtctgggacaggtatgtGATAGAGTGTGTGTCCTATAAGGATCTTggtcaggtctgggacaggtatgtggtagagtgtgtgtcctataaggatcttggtcaggtctgggacaggtatgtGTGTAGGATCTTggtcaggtctgggacaggtatgtggtagagtgtgtgtcctataaggatcttggtcaggtctgggacaggtatgtggtagagtgtgtgtcctataaggatcttggtcaggtctgggacaggtatgtggtagagtgtgtgtcctataaggatcttggtcaggtctgggacaggtatgtggtagagtgtgtgtcctataaggatcttggtcaggtctgggacaggtatgtggtagagtgtgtgtcctataaggatcttggtcaggtctgggacaggtatgtggtagagtgtgtgtcctataaggatcttggtcaggtctgggacaggtatgtGGTAGAGTGTGCGTCCTATAAGGATCTTggtcaggtctgggacaggtatgtGGTAGAGTGTGTGTCCTATAAGGATCTTGGTcatgtctgggacaggtatgtggtagagtgtgtgtccctataaggatcttggtcaggtctgggacaggtatgtggtagagtgtgtgtcctataaggatattggtcaggtctgggacaggtatgtggtagagtgtgtgtcctataaggatcttggtcaggtctgggacaggtatgtggtagagtgtgtgtcctataaggatcttggtcaggtctgggacaggtatgtggtagagtgtgtgtcctataaggatcttggtcaggtctgggacaggtatgtggtagagtgtgtgtcctataaggatcttggtcaggtctgggacaggtatgtggtagagtgtgtgtcctataaggatcttggtcaggtctgggacaggtatgtggtagagtgtgtgtcctataaggatcttggtcaggtctgggacaggtatgtggtagagtgtgtgtcccataaggatcttggtcaggtctgggacaggtatgtggtagagtgtgtgtcctataaggatcttggtcaggtctgggacaggtatgtggtagagtgtgtgtcccataaggatcttggtcaggtctgggacaggtatgtggtagagtgtgtgtcctataaggatcttggtcaggtctgggacaggtatgtGGTAGTCCTATAAGTGTGTGTCCTATAAGGATCTTGGTCAGGTCTGGGACATGTGGtagatgtgtcctataaggatctTGGTCAGGTCTGGGAGTATGTGGTAGAGTGTGTGTCCTATAAGGATCTTGGTcatgtctgggacaggtatgtggtagagtgtgtgtcctataaggatcttggtcaggtctgggacaggtatgtggtagagtgtgtgtcctataaggatcttggtcaggtctgggacaggtatgtggtagagtgtgtgtcctataaggatcttggtcaggtctgggacaggtatgtGGTAGAGTGTGTGTCCTATAAGGATCTTGGTcatgtctgggacaggtatgttggtcaggtctgggacaggtatgtGGTAGAGTGTGTGTCCTATAAGGATATTGGTCATTCTGGGACAGGTATGTGGAAGAGTGTGTGTCCTATCAGGATCTTggtcaggtctgggacaggtatgtggtagagtgtgtgtcctataaggatcttggtcaggtctgggacaggtatgtggtagagtgtgtgtcctataaggatcttggtcaggtctgggacaggtatgtGGTAGAGTGTGCAGACAGGTGGGCCCTGAACCTTCTTATTACAGTAGTGGAACAGGGACACCCACAGCCGTTTCTTATTACAGTAGTGGAACAGGGACACCCACAGCCATTTCTTATTACAGTAGTGGAACAGGGACACCCACAGCCGTTTCTTATTACAGTAGTGGAACAGGGACACCCACAGCCGTTTCTTATTACAGTAGTGGAACAGGGACACCCACAGCCATTTCTTATTACAGTAGTGGAACAGGGACACCCACAGCCATTTCTTATTACAGTAGTGGAACAGGGACACCCACAGCCGTTTCTTATTACAGTAGTGGAACAGGGACACCCACAGCCGTTTCTTATTACAGTAGTGGAACAGGGACACCCACAGCCATTTCTTATTACAGTAGTGGAACAGGGACACCCACAGCCGTTTCTTATTACAGTAGTGGAACAGGGACACCCACAGCCATTTCTTATTACAGTAGTGGAACAGGGACACCCACAGCCGTTTCTTATTACAGTAGTGGAACAGGGACACCCACAGCCGTTTCTTATTACAGTAGTGGAACAGGGACACCCACAGCCGTTTCTTATTACAGTAGTGGAACAGGGACACCCACAGCCGTTTCTTATTACAGTAGTGGAACAGGGACACCCACAGCCGTTTCTTATTACAGTAGTGGAACAGGGACACCCACAGCCGTTTCTTATTACAGTAGTGGAACAGGTTTGTCCGTAGCTGTTTAGTAACTCTCACCTTTGGTGCCCAAGCCGCTTTTCTGCTCTGCTGCCATGGTGATGATGGAATCCGGTCAGAAAAACAAGCAGGGGGTGGTGCTCCTCCCTGTCTGTTGCGATAACAAAACTTTCAAAGAAGAAAATGCCTATGACTATAGACTAAAAATAATCAGTTAGggcccatcccaaatggcaccctattccccatacccTCAAAATGAAAGCAAAAGCTTTGACGAAGGCTGTGAGCTTGACAAGCAAGTGATACTGACAATGGCAGTGTGTAGGATTTTATTATATAGGGATAAGTCCCAAAATGCACCCTAACACCTATATGTCCCCTtacaggctctggtcaaaagcagtgcgcTACAAAGGGCTGTGTCCTCACGGTTAACTCCCCCTCCTCAAAACTAATATTTGTATTCCTGTAAAACAAAAACAACGTCCTTTTGTCCTTCATGATTCTGAAATGGCTGACTGGACATAGAGGGATGGTAGATCGTCTATAGtcagctctctctgtgtgtggtcaGGTCCCaccatgtctctttctctcttgtcccaaaaggcaccctattccctagtacaCTACTTAGTGcaccactactaccctatgggtcctggtctaaagtagtgcactatatagggaatagggtgtattaGGGACACATCCCTGGTCTACTGGTCACTGATATTACAGTGTGCATCTGTATGTCAGTCTAACTGTGATGTTCTCTTCCTGACCAGGAACACACACTCTGGGCGTCACTGAACTCATCTAGAGGACcacatctcatctcctcccccaTCTTAACTCTACTGACCTCctccccccctacctccctcctccatcaCAGTTAAAGACTCCCCCCTCCTTAACTCTACCTGTGAGAAGAAAGCTAGTGGGCGGGCCCACTGTATGATTCCATTGGCCACTTCTTAACACCTGTGAAACACTGACCAATCACCATGCAGACATCATCTCTCCGCCGCCAGGTGAAGAACATGGTCAACCAATACTCAGAGGCAGAGATCAAGGTTTGTTGTTGTGCTCGTTGTTGTTATTTAACATTTGTATTGTTACCtaaagttgaagttggaagtttacatacaccttagccaaatagatttaaactcaatttttcacatttcctgacatttaatccaagtaaaaatcccctgtcttaggtcagttaggatcaccactttattttaagaatgtgaaatgtcagaataatagtaga includes these proteins:
- the LOC121845739 gene encoding magnetosome-associated protein MamJ-like; protein product: MSGTGLGHVVDVSYKDLGQVWEYVVECVSYKDLGHVWDRYVVECVSYKDLGQVWDRYVVECVSYKDLGQVWDRYVVECVSYKDLGQVWDRYVVECVSYKDLGHVWDRYVVECVSYKDLGQVWDRYVVECVSYKDLGQVWDRYVVECADRWALNLLITVVEQGHPQPFLITVVEQGHPQPFLITVVEQGHPQPFLITVVEQGHPQPFLITVVEQGHPQPFLITVVEQGHPQPFLITVVEQGHPQPFLITVVEQGHPQPFLITVVEQGHPQPFLITVVEQGHPQPFLITVVEQGHPQPFLITVVEQGHPQPFLITVVEQGHPQPFLITVVEQGHPQPFLITVVEQGHPQPFLITVVEQGHPQPFLITVVEQGHPQPFLITVVEQVCP